In Tepidanaerobacter syntrophicus, the following are encoded in one genomic region:
- a CDS encoding PTS system mannose/fructose/sorbose family transporter subunit IID: MKESNAMPDKKITRKDLISVFWRCNFLQASFNYERFQNIGWAYTMIPILKKIYTTKESMASALKSYLEFFNTHPVLITPIAGIIAAMEERGEDPESIRGVKVALMGPLGGIGDAIVWLTFLPIFAGIGVSLSMQGNIAGPIIFLILFNIVNFGLKYWGIFFGYNSGLSLLKSLSVSVQSISKAASTIGILVIGSLIPSYVRLSIPYTITAGQAKVNLQTDFLDKIMPGILPLGVTLLILYLMRKKNFNTTTAIIFIIVIGILGSYTGLLG; this comes from the coding sequence ATGAAGGAATCTAATGCAATGCCTGATAAGAAAATAACTCGTAAAGATCTCATATCAGTATTTTGGAGATGCAACTTTCTCCAAGCATCTTTCAACTATGAAAGATTCCAAAATATAGGTTGGGCATATACAATGATACCTATTTTGAAAAAGATATATACCACTAAAGAAAGCATGGCCAGTGCATTAAAATCATACTTAGAATTTTTTAATACACATCCTGTGCTGATTACTCCTATTGCGGGTATAATAGCCGCAATGGAGGAGAGAGGCGAAGATCCTGAATCAATCAGAGGTGTAAAAGTAGCATTGATGGGACCGCTAGGGGGAATAGGTGATGCTATAGTTTGGCTTACTTTCTTGCCAATATTCGCGGGCATCGGAGTATCTTTGTCAATGCAAGGAAATATAGCTGGACCAATTATCTTTCTGATTCTATTTAATATCGTCAACTTCGGACTTAAGTACTGGGGAATATTTTTCGGATATAATTCTGGTTTATCGTTATTAAAAAGTTTAAGCGTAAGCGTACAATCTATATCAAAAGCAGCGTCGACAATTGGTATATTGGTAATTGGTTCTTTGATACCTTCTTATGTCAGACTATCGATACCTTATACAATTACAGCGGGACAAGCTAAGGTCAACCTGCAGACAGATTTTTTGGATAAAATTATGCCCGGCATATTGCCGCTTGGCGTAACACTTTTGATACTTTACCTAATGCGCAAGAAAAATTTCAACACAACTACAGCAATAATCTTTATTATAGTTATTGGAATATTGGGCAGCTATACCGGTCTCCTAGGGTAA
- a CDS encoding PTS sugar transporter subunit IIA encodes MHIGYIIIGHGEYSVGMFDAINLILGAQNNIKALTFEINESPDELYSKIIQSIDELNCDYYIIFTDILGGTPYNTAALIAEKDPRIEVITGANLPMLLEAILRRDTTTDLNLLKKIIIENAINGIKINSELIKKSYCETNNVDNEGI; translated from the coding sequence ATGCACATTGGATATATTATAATTGGACATGGGGAATATTCTGTCGGCATGTTTGACGCCATTAATTTAATATTAGGTGCTCAAAATAATATCAAAGCATTAACTTTTGAAATTAACGAATCACCTGATGAGTTATACTCAAAAATTATACAGAGCATCGATGAACTAAATTGTGATTACTATATAATATTTACAGACATATTAGGTGGTACACCCTATAATACAGCTGCACTTATAGCCGAAAAGGATCCAAGGATAGAAGTTATAACTGGAGCAAATTTACCGATGCTTTTAGAGGCGATACTTAGAAGGGACACTACCACTGATTTGAATCTACTCAAAAAAATTATAATTGAAAATGCTATAAATGGAATTAAAATTAACTCTGAACTAATTAAGAAAAGTTATTGCGAAACAAATAATGTTGATAATGAAGGAATTTAG
- a CDS encoding MFS transporter: protein MNRKIVNHSSKTAIRVIIIFGIISLLGDMVYESARSANSQYFELIGINAAQVGLVFGIGEFLGYFLRLIAGILSDKTGKHWLFIFIGYGMLIAVPLMGLTTNWNFLVVLILVERIGKSLRNPAKDTILSAVAENQVGTGFAFGLQEALDQLGAFAGPLIFTLAFYLSKNSEIAEYQLGYKVLMIPFVALMLFVTFAYLQTEREKLIPVIKQRQFQSESLRPTFWIYTAFTFFCTLGFLNFSIIGYHLKANRLLSDGNITLLYSVAMIVDAITAIIIGRAYDQMKRRIGTKTGGLAVLGAIPAITLLIPFLALGKSTTMIILGMIIFGIIIGVHETIMRSAIADITPFNKRGTSYGIFNACYGLALLGGSAFTGYLYNLNQLGAIKIFTCAVELIALFLYMKMNQMVKNDY, encoded by the coding sequence GTGAATAGAAAAATTGTAAATCATTCTTCAAAAACGGCAATTCGAGTTATAATAATATTCGGTATTATAAGTCTGTTAGGAGATATGGTATATGAAAGTGCTAGAAGTGCAAATAGTCAATATTTTGAGCTAATTGGTATTAATGCAGCTCAAGTAGGCCTGGTTTTTGGCATAGGTGAATTTTTAGGATATTTTCTACGCTTAATAGCAGGTATTTTGTCAGACAAAACCGGAAAACACTGGCTTTTTATTTTTATAGGGTATGGAATGCTCATCGCAGTGCCTTTAATGGGCCTTACTACAAACTGGAACTTTCTCGTTGTGCTTATTTTAGTAGAACGAATAGGAAAATCTTTGCGCAACCCGGCGAAAGATACAATATTATCTGCAGTTGCGGAAAATCAGGTAGGGACAGGATTTGCCTTTGGTCTTCAGGAAGCCTTGGATCAACTGGGAGCATTTGCCGGCCCCTTAATTTTTACCTTAGCATTTTACCTTTCAAAAAACAGTGAGATTGCTGAATATCAGTTAGGTTACAAAGTTTTGATGATTCCTTTTGTTGCCCTAATGCTTTTTGTAACTTTTGCATACCTTCAAACCGAAAGAGAAAAACTAATTCCGGTTATAAAACAAAGACAATTTCAAAGTGAAAGTCTCAGGCCTACATTTTGGATTTATACTGCTTTTACCTTCTTTTGCACTTTAGGATTTCTTAATTTCAGTATTATTGGCTACCATTTAAAGGCAAATAGATTACTATCAGATGGGAATATTACGTTACTATATTCAGTTGCTATGATTGTAGATGCCATAACTGCTATTATTATAGGAAGAGCTTATGATCAAATGAAAAGAAGAATAGGAACAAAAACCGGCGGATTAGCAGTGCTTGGCGCTATTCCGGCTATCACCCTCTTAATTCCGTTTTTGGCACTTGGCAAATCTACTACGATGATTATTTTAGGCATGATAATTTTTGGAATTATAATAGGGGTTCATGAAACGATTATGCGCTCGGCTATAGCTGACATAACACCCTTTAACAAACGCGGCACAAGCTACGGAATATTTAATGCCTGCTATGGTCTAGCTCTTTTAGGCGGTTCCGCCTTTACAGGCTACCTTTATAATCTGAATCAACTCGGAGCTATAAAAATTTTTACTTGTGCAGTAGAGCTAATTGCACTTTTTCTCTACATGAAAATGAATCAAATGGTAAAAAACGACTACTGA
- a CDS encoding serine hydrolase has translation MLIETVQDLIKDVDGVCSVVIDSTWSDEKIFINEDKIMSSASIIKLWILWKLYAESERRDIDLKKKIIPLKDENKTTGAGVLQYMNSGLNLSLHDYATLMITLSDNTATNILIDYLGMESINQEIKKLGMPNTCLQRKMMDMKARSCGKDNLTSAKDIYDFFVKLLKGHDISAQSRNEMIDMLLCQQFNDRLSLYLPEDIQFAHKTGGLFGIEHDAGIFFINDTKVIIVVMMSNLKNNADGLKVHNALGAAVYNYFLNQ, from the coding sequence TTGCTTATTGAAACGGTTCAAGATTTGATTAAAGATGTCGATGGGGTATGTAGCGTAGTAATTGATAGTACCTGGTCTGATGAAAAAATTTTTATAAACGAAGACAAGATAATGTCTTCTGCAAGCATTATAAAACTTTGGATTTTATGGAAACTGTATGCCGAATCTGAAAGGCGAGACATTGACCTTAAGAAAAAAATCATTCCTCTAAAAGATGAAAATAAGACCACAGGGGCAGGGGTGCTTCAGTATATGAACTCCGGCCTTAACCTTTCCCTTCATGATTATGCAACTTTAATGATAACTTTAAGCGATAATACCGCTACCAATATTCTTATTGATTATCTTGGTATGGAATCTATAAATCAGGAAATTAAAAAACTCGGAATGCCTAATACTTGCCTTCAAAGAAAAATGATGGATATGAAGGCCCGTTCTTGCGGTAAAGATAATCTTACTTCAGCTAAAGACATATACGACTTTTTTGTAAAACTGCTAAAAGGCCATGATATTTCTGCTCAATCGCGAAATGAAATGATCGATATGCTTCTTTGCCAGCAGTTTAACGACAGACTAAGCCTATACTTGCCGGAGGATATTCAATTTGCTCATAAAACAGGCGGACTTTTCGGGATCGAACATGATGCAGGCATATTTTTTATAAATGATACTAAAGTAATAATTGTTGTTATGATGAGTAATCTCAAGAATAATGCTGACGGATTAAAAGTCCATAACGCATTAGGGGCTGCAGTTTATAATTATTTTCTCAATCAGTAG
- a CDS encoding undecaprenyl-diphosphate phosphatase: MSLLLKAALMGVVEGLTEFLPISSTGHMIIVGDFINFKGDSFYTMFEIVIQLGAILAVIFYYRYKIIDSLRHLRPGDRGFKLWLKIFVAFLPAAIIGLLINDIVEKYLFSSFTVAIALIVGGFLMIVAEGIFGRGGLNDMDKVDLKQAFIIGIGQCLSLIPGMSRSASTIMGGMAAGLSVKAAAEFSFFLAIPTMIAATAFSLAKGFSTTTLQQFQALGVGFVVSFIVALFAVDAFLTYLKQHSLKPFAYYRIILGIVMILLITTGVI; this comes from the coding sequence ATGAGTTTACTTCTTAAAGCTGCACTGATGGGTGTAGTTGAGGGTCTTACAGAGTTTCTTCCAATATCTTCTACAGGCCATATGATTATTGTAGGAGACTTCATAAACTTTAAAGGCGATAGCTTTTATACAATGTTTGAAATTGTTATTCAGTTGGGAGCTATCCTGGCAGTAATTTTTTATTACAGATATAAAATAATTGATTCATTAAGGCATCTTAGACCAGGCGATAGAGGTTTTAAATTATGGCTTAAAATTTTCGTCGCTTTCTTACCGGCGGCGATTATAGGCTTATTAATTAATGATATTGTAGAAAAATATCTATTTTCATCATTTACTGTTGCAATAGCATTAATAGTAGGCGGGTTTTTAATGATAGTGGCTGAAGGTATTTTTGGCCGCGGCGGTTTAAACGACATGGATAAAGTAGATTTGAAGCAGGCTTTTATAATTGGCATAGGTCAATGCTTATCATTAATTCCCGGCATGTCAAGATCTGCATCAACTATTATGGGCGGCATGGCAGCAGGTCTGTCGGTGAAAGCCGCAGCAGAGTTTTCATTCTTTCTTGCTATTCCGACCATGATAGCCGCTACCGCTTTTTCGCTTGCCAAGGGCTTTTCAACTACTACTTTACAGCAATTTCAGGCACTGGGCGTAGGTTTTGTAGTGTCATTTATAGTTGCACTTTTTGCCGTAGATGCCTTTCTTACATATCTAAAACAACATTCCTTAAAACCTTTTGCGTATTATCGAATTATCTTGGGAATTGTTATGATTTTATTGATTACAACAGGTGTTATCTAG
- a CDS encoding valine--tRNA ligase yields MQKELPSVYDPNEVEDKWYKFWERENFFHAEIDPNKEPFTIVIPPPNVTGQLHMGHALNNTLQDILIRTKRMQGYSALWLPGTDHAGIATEAKVKEQLAEEGLSKYDLGREKFLERVWAWKEKYGDRIITQLKKLGSSCDWSRLRFTMDEGLSKAVREVFVRLYEKGLIYRGDYIVNWCPTCKTTLSDIEVEHEDRIDKLYYVKYPFKDGSGYITVATTRPETILGDTAVAVNPNDTHYKDVVGKTLILPIVKREIPIIADSYVDMEFGTGAVKVTPGHDPNDFDMGVRHSLPIIIVIDENGCMNEKAGKFQGMDRFACRKALIDELEKEGLFEKAEDISHSVGHCYRCHTIVEPVVSKQWFVKMEPLAKPAIDVVTEGEVKFIPERFAKIYMNWLENIRDWCISRQLWWGHRIPAWYCRDCGETIVSREDIKTCPKCGSSSVEQDPDVLDTWFSSALWPFSTLGWPEDTPDLDYFYPTSVLVTAYDIIFFWVARMIFMAMEFMKEPPFEYVVITGLIRDAQGRKMSKSLGNGIDPLEVIDKYGADTLRFTLCTGNAPGNDMRFSWEKVESSRNFANKIWNASRFVIMNLEDFTPGELNLDKLALKDRWILKRINDITRDVTDSLEKFEIGLAAQKIYDFFWSEFCDWYIEMAKIDLYGKNEENRRTTQRVLVEVIERALKLLHPFMPFITEEIWQHIPHEGVSIMVSSWPEYKADWDFEDANEMELVMDAVRGIRNIRAEMNVPPAKQASALVRITNPMTEQILSSNLDIIYSLAKVSEMEFGKEDLQVPHKAVSCVIKGAEIFIPMEGLVDLDTEIARLEKEKLNLEKEIERTSKKLSNPGFIEKAPKDIVEKEKQKQKDYQEMLEKVVARLEMMKDMLAE; encoded by the coding sequence ATGCAAAAAGAATTACCTTCTGTCTATGATCCAAATGAAGTAGAAGATAAATGGTATAAATTTTGGGAAAGAGAAAATTTTTTTCATGCCGAAATAGATCCGAACAAAGAACCTTTTACAATTGTTATTCCTCCGCCAAATGTAACTGGACAGCTCCATATGGGGCATGCATTAAATAATACACTGCAGGATATATTGATTAGAACTAAAAGAATGCAAGGTTATTCTGCGCTTTGGCTTCCGGGAACAGACCACGCCGGCATAGCTACTGAAGCAAAAGTTAAAGAACAATTGGCAGAGGAAGGCTTGTCTAAATATGATTTAGGAAGAGAAAAATTCTTAGAAAGAGTTTGGGCATGGAAAGAAAAGTATGGAGACAGAATTATAACTCAGCTAAAAAAACTAGGTTCATCCTGCGACTGGTCAAGGCTCAGATTTACTATGGATGAGGGGCTTAGTAAGGCGGTCAGAGAGGTATTTGTCCGGCTTTATGAAAAGGGGTTAATATATCGGGGCGACTATATTGTAAACTGGTGTCCCACTTGTAAAACCACGCTTTCTGATATAGAAGTAGAGCACGAAGACCGAATAGATAAGCTGTATTATGTTAAATATCCGTTTAAGGATGGTTCAGGTTATATAACTGTGGCTACAACAAGACCCGAAACAATCTTAGGAGATACAGCAGTAGCCGTAAATCCCAATGATACGCACTACAAAGATGTAGTTGGAAAAACTTTAATACTACCAATTGTAAAAAGAGAAATACCTATAATTGCCGATTCTTATGTTGATATGGAGTTTGGCACAGGAGCAGTAAAAGTAACACCCGGTCATGATCCGAACGACTTTGATATGGGTGTGCGCCATAGTTTACCGATAATCATCGTTATTGACGAAAACGGATGCATGAATGAAAAAGCAGGCAAATTTCAAGGAATGGACAGATTTGCTTGCAGAAAAGCACTTATTGACGAATTGGAGAAGGAAGGACTTTTTGAAAAAGCAGAAGATATAAGCCACAGTGTAGGACACTGCTATCGCTGTCATACTATTGTGGAGCCGGTAGTTTCTAAACAGTGGTTTGTAAAAATGGAACCGTTGGCAAAACCGGCAATTGATGTGGTAACTGAAGGTGAAGTAAAGTTTATCCCTGAAAGATTTGCAAAAATATACATGAATTGGTTGGAGAATATAAGGGACTGGTGCATATCCAGGCAGCTATGGTGGGGACACAGGATTCCCGCATGGTACTGCCGCGACTGCGGTGAGACGATAGTATCAAGAGAAGATATTAAGACATGCCCCAAGTGCGGCAGCAGCAGTGTGGAGCAAGACCCGGACGTGTTAGATACATGGTTTAGTTCAGCTCTATGGCCGTTTTCTACTCTGGGGTGGCCAGAAGATACGCCTGATTTAGATTACTTTTATCCCACCTCTGTTTTAGTTACCGCATATGATATCATATTTTTCTGGGTAGCAAGAATGATCTTTATGGCTATGGAGTTTATGAAGGAACCTCCTTTTGAATATGTTGTCATAACAGGTTTAATCCGCGATGCGCAAGGCAGAAAAATGAGCAAGTCATTAGGCAATGGCATCGATCCCTTAGAAGTAATTGATAAATACGGAGCAGATACCTTGCGATTTACACTGTGCACAGGAAATGCCCCCGGCAATGATATGAGATTTTCATGGGAAAAAGTAGAGTCAAGCCGCAATTTTGCGAATAAGATTTGGAATGCATCGCGATTTGTTATAATGAATCTGGAAGATTTTACACCGGGAGAGCTTAATTTAGATAAATTAGCCTTAAAAGACCGCTGGATACTAAAGAGAATAAATGATATAACGCGCGATGTTACAGATTCACTTGAAAAATTCGAGATAGGCCTTGCGGCTCAAAAAATTTATGACTTTTTCTGGAGTGAATTTTGCGATTGGTATATTGAAATGGCAAAAATTGATTTATACGGTAAAAATGAAGAGAATAGAAGAACAACACAGCGGGTTTTAGTTGAGGTAATTGAACGAGCCTTAAAATTATTGCATCCCTTTATGCCCTTTATAACTGAAGAAATTTGGCAGCATATACCTCATGAAGGAGTAAGCATAATGGTATCCTCCTGGCCCGAATATAAAGCGGATTGGGATTTTGAAGATGCTAACGAAATGGAATTAGTAATGGATGCCGTAAGAGGTATTAGAAATATACGCGCAGAAATGAATGTTCCTCCTGCAAAACAAGCATCTGCATTAGTCAGAATAACAAATCCCATGACAGAGCAAATACTAAGCAGTAATTTAGATATTATTTACAGTCTGGCAAAGGTATCAGAAATGGAATTTGGTAAGGAAGATCTTCAAGTCCCTCACAAAGCTGTGTCTTGTGTGATAAAAGGTGCAGAAATTTTTATTCCAATGGAAGGGCTTGTAGATTTAGATACAGAAATTGCAAGGCTCGAAAAAGAAAAATTAAATTTAGAGAAAGAAATCGAGAGGACAAGCAAAAAGTTAAGTAATCCGGGCTTTATTGAAAAAGCTCCAAAGGATATAGTTGAAAAAGAAAAGCAAAAACAAAAAGATTATCAGGAAATGCTAGAGAAGGTGGTAGCAAGACTTGAAATGATGAAAGACATGCTGGCGGAATAG
- a CDS encoding bifunctional folylpolyglutamate synthase/dihydrofolate synthase has product MNYNQALDFIHGLNAFGTKLGLENITKLLEILGNPHKDMKIIHVAGTNGKGSTCAMIDSILRSDGYKVGLYTSPYLEVFNERIQVNGKNISDDDLARLTDKVQKAVFYMRENNIGSPTEFEVVTAIGFLYFYEQAVDFLVLEVGMGGRLDATNVVTPLVSVITPISFDHQEYLGNTLSAIAKEKCGIIKPGVPVVTSPQEPEALQVIEETCKNLNCRLLKVIGEESISKDFDLHDTATYKLVSDNDDGLIFDLKTPAEEFKNLEIHLIGRHQLSNAATAVTAVDVLNVYGIDIKREAIYAGLKNARWPGRLERISQKPLILIDGAHNIAGIKTLKDALIRYYKDKKKILVLGILKDKDYKEMLKEIVPIADMVITTAPLSPRALNASELACTICEMLDEKTIEINDNDRQYILPGKVPAEIPIYSREKIEDALNLALSLINSKEDMIVFAGSLYMIGYVRTLIKDRLASDTMTSKII; this is encoded by the coding sequence CTGAATTACAATCAGGCATTAGATTTTATCCACGGTTTAAATGCTTTTGGAACAAAATTAGGTCTTGAGAATATCACAAAGCTCTTAGAGATTTTAGGGAATCCACATAAAGATATGAAAATAATTCATGTTGCCGGCACTAATGGAAAAGGATCTACATGCGCTATGATAGATTCTATCCTAAGGTCCGATGGCTACAAAGTTGGACTTTACACTTCTCCATATTTGGAAGTTTTTAACGAGAGAATACAAGTTAATGGAAAAAACATATCTGATGACGATCTTGCAAGACTTACAGACAAGGTGCAAAAAGCAGTTTTTTATATGAGAGAAAATAACATAGGTTCTCCTACTGAATTCGAGGTCGTTACTGCAATAGGCTTTTTATATTTTTATGAACAGGCCGTAGATTTTCTTGTACTGGAAGTGGGGATGGGCGGCAGGCTGGATGCTACAAATGTTGTAACTCCTTTGGTCAGCGTCATAACTCCTATCAGTTTTGATCATCAAGAGTATCTAGGTAATACACTTTCTGCTATTGCAAAAGAAAAATGCGGTATTATAAAGCCCGGAGTTCCTGTAGTTACAAGCCCTCAAGAACCTGAAGCACTGCAGGTAATAGAAGAGACATGTAAAAACTTAAATTGCAGGTTGCTTAAGGTAATTGGTGAAGAAAGTATCAGCAAAGATTTCGACTTACATGATACTGCAACTTACAAATTAGTAAGCGATAATGATGATGGCCTGATTTTTGATTTAAAGACCCCTGCGGAAGAGTTTAAAAATCTTGAAATTCATTTAATAGGGAGACACCAGTTAAGCAATGCTGCAACTGCCGTTACTGCAGTTGATGTTCTGAATGTGTATGGAATTGATATAAAGCGCGAAGCTATATATGCAGGACTTAAGAATGCAAGGTGGCCGGGAAGGCTGGAAAGAATCTCACAAAAACCGCTGATTTTAATTGACGGGGCCCATAATATAGCAGGAATAAAAACTTTAAAAGATGCTTTAATAAGATATTATAAAGATAAGAAAAAGATTCTAGTCTTAGGTATTTTAAAAGATAAAGACTATAAAGAAATGCTAAAGGAAATAGTTCCGATTGCGGATATGGTAATAACTACAGCACCGCTTAGCCCTAGAGCTCTCAACGCTTCAGAACTGGCTTGCACTATTTGCGAAATGCTTGATGAAAAGACAATAGAAATAAATGATAATGACCGCCAATATATATTACCGGGTAAAGTACCTGCGGAAATTCCTATATATTCCAGAGAAAAGATCGAAGATGCTCTAAACCTTGCCTTATCACTTATAAATTCTAAAGAAGATATGATTGTTTTTGCAGGTTCACTTTATATGATAGGCTATGTAAGAACTTTAATAAAAGACAGATTGGCTTCAGATACAATGACTTCAAAAATAATATAA
- a CDS encoding ABC transporter permease, with amino-acid sequence MQKTSRLLSALTRFWFAAKMAAHGILVHPMRSALTVLGVAIGVASVVSLMGIGEGARQAVVAQFESLGSNVIDIKANDPSVEFDPDDVKDLVERVDGMDMATPVVPTKAVMRWRRARGTVDILGVNSDFPKIRDNDLVSGHFFTELHVAQRSPVVVLGYNMGAGLMGGRNPVGQVITLNGTTFRIIGVLAPKGIGKADGIDDKLVIPYTTALKIADKKTVAEIWGKAESPAKADLAVVQLGRIFKRKLGLDQSAPTTLSPSENESGTEEGLNGEAGSMSSPTEEAIPEGNSGEESTQIPLIAGSEDLITITNLNQLVQEADQANRVMTLLLGGIAAVSLLVGGLGIMNIMLVAVTERTQEIGVRRALGAKQIDLLIQFLLEALYVSGIGAIAGTAGGIWGLNVFSRYGFETAISFEAIKIAVTVALTSGLLFGIYPAISASSVPPIEALRRQ; translated from the coding sequence ATGCAAAAAACATCTCGATTGCTCTCTGCTTTGACCCGCTTTTGGTTTGCTGCAAAAATGGCAGCCCATGGTATCTTAGTGCATCCGATGCGCTCGGCTCTTACCGTTCTTGGCGTTGCAATTGGTGTGGCTTCTGTGGTAAGCCTCATGGGGATAGGAGAAGGCGCAAGGCAGGCTGTTGTGGCACAATTTGAAAGTTTAGGCTCAAATGTCATCGACATAAAGGCAAACGATCCATCTGTTGAATTTGATCCTGATGATGTAAAGGATTTGGTAGAAAGAGTGGATGGCATGGACATGGCAACACCTGTTGTTCCTACAAAAGCTGTAATGCGTTGGAGGCGCGCAAGAGGAACAGTGGATATATTAGGTGTAAATAGTGATTTTCCGAAGATAAGAGATAATGATTTAGTTTCGGGGCACTTTTTTACAGAGCTTCATGTAGCCCAGAGGTCTCCAGTAGTGGTGCTAGGCTATAACATGGGTGCGGGCTTGATGGGTGGTCGTAATCCGGTGGGGCAAGTAATAACTTTAAACGGGACAACTTTTCGTATCATTGGAGTACTCGCCCCAAAAGGCATCGGAAAGGCCGATGGCATTGATGACAAACTAGTGATACCTTATACTACTGCACTAAAAATTGCGGATAAAAAAACCGTTGCAGAAATCTGGGGCAAGGCTGAAAGCCCTGCAAAAGCAGATCTTGCCGTAGTCCAGCTAGGGCGAATATTTAAAAGAAAACTGGGGCTGGATCAAAGTGCGCCAACAACCTTGTCTCCGAGCGAAAACGAAAGCGGCACAGAAGAAGGTTTGAACGGCGAAGCCGGTAGTATGTCTTCACCAACTGAAGAAGCCATTCCGGAAGGCAATAGCGGGGAAGAATCAACACAAATTCCATTAATAGCCGGTAGTGAAGATTTAATCACAATCACAAATCTTAACCAGTTAGTCCAAGAAGCAGATCAGGCTAATCGTGTTATGACTTTATTGCTCGGCGGTATAGCGGCAGTATCACTACTGGTTGGCGGACTTGGAATAATGAACATTATGCTTGTGGCGGTCACAGAACGTACTCAAGAAATAGGCGTGCGTCGTGCTTTAGGTGCAAAGCAAATAGACTTGTTGATTCAGTTCTTGTTAGAGGCACTTTACGTAAGTGGAATTGGCGCTATAGCAGGCACTGCAGGCGGTATTTGGGGGCTAAATGTTTTTAGCCGTTACGGTTTTGAAACTGCAATCAGCTTTGAGGCAATAAAAATTGCGGTAACTGTGGCACTGACTTCCGGACTCTTGTTTGGAATCTATCCTGCGATTTCGGCATCATCTGTTCCTCCTATTGAAGCTTTAAGGCGGCAATAA